Proteins encoded in a region of the Larimichthys crocea isolate SSNF chromosome XVI, L_crocea_2.0, whole genome shotgun sequence genome:
- the itgb4 gene encoding integrin beta-4 isoform X3: MGRWTLHLSVGLGLLAVLLTCCYAEVNYCFASRAGTCSECLQAGVGCAYCTEETFEGPRCDLHKNIIAQGCKTEAIIKYEGDMKIEQKKQINTLLQQSQVSPQLMSLSFLPGEEREVDVQVFAPTKGPLDLYILMDFSNSMADDLDNLKKMGKKFADLVSSLSEDYTIGFGKFVDKVIEPQTDMRSSKLKEPWPNSDPPFSFKNVIKLTSDVKFFTNELQKERISGNLDAPEGGFDAILQAAVCTDKIGWRKHSTHLLVFSTESAFHYEADGANVLSGILPRNDEQCHLDDTGSYTKDIHQDYPSIPTLVRVLGKNNIIPIFAVTNHSYTYYQKLQEYFPIAEVDLLQEDSSNIVQVMENAFKRIRSKMSIRAEDRPKVFETHFLSADRHLSQYGDFNFQPGEIGNFKMQLKAQRMINDEPVCKMDMSDKEGTMKVKPTTFGDGVNINALLLCPTCPCEKTPFNKANRCNGNGDLVCGKCRCYDGWQGPFCNCSESSSALATNQCVLPGMLEPCSGRGDCMPCGICACYNPDQFEGQYCQYDKTQCQRFGGFLCNDRGSCVMGRCACSEGWEGNACECPQSNQTCLDSKGGVCNGRGKCVCGRCECPQSAFDITSTCEPNFQQYSGACEGTRACAQCLAWGTGEKKEKEECDKCTFTIEKVDELKKREEVLDLCSFRDEEDDCTYHYTVENDEDLKKDLKVQVLKKKDCPPASLLWLLPLLLFLLLLLALLLLCCWKYCACCKSCWQRFLALLPCCRKGRMVGFKEDEYLLRQSLLTSDHLDTPMVRTGPPKGTDVVRWKVTDNVHRGPNHPEALIKPNPKETIQFPISLRLNRLFHENLSHPESRDAEQLRKEVADNLNEVYKQIPGAQKVQKTAFRMQRNAGKRQDYAIVDTILSAPRSSYPDIVKLTEKNVQSGNLHDLKVVPGYYTVATDREAAGAIEFQEDVESVDVHVPLFVKDEDDDKKQLQVEAMDVPLGIAEIGKRLVNITIIKEHASSVFSFLQPAYTYSRQDGVANIPIVREIIEDGRTQVTYRTRDLTAKDKKDYVTVEGDLSYGLGETQKTVPVRLLELGENDGLLEDKQVKQFVMDLSNPRQGAKLGRYPRTTVTIADQPEPSVMMFKKGTQNFTTSDPTYTIPVVRSRNQDTAATVKWRTKKAQRFELSGPLKFGPGETEKNIVIDPKAHSGPIQPETFHLELFEPSSNASIGERKTTLVNVTDGAPRTMAQMQQKGYISPKTSASGGFPLSPENPVAKATGPRSIRLNWDPPSGNPMGYKVKYWIYGDPEKDAEVLDVNTTHAELTNLYPYCDYEMRVCAYNAMGDGYDTDVVTCQTLEDVPGEPGRLAFNVISPTVTQLSWAEPAETNGKITAYEVIYTPIDDEQKAVGAAKKVKIDNPKKRMLLIENLQNAQTYQYKVRAKNSVGWGPFRDATINLASQPARPLSIPIIPDIPIVDAEAGDEYDSYLMYSNEVLKSPTGSKTPSVSGDDYTMNGTFLYPGGSATRNMSASSSPMSTLSSNYRGAGSSYTTETNTTYMSGAGSSRRQEMIGGGLHTTEVIMRKRSENRGYTDENIRDSIVMGDVLSKFPDLGGFGYTGMQSTSQSQFSYSLSQGSRARTQSSDVNEALYNLDRVLQDARVSPGVPDTPSRLVFSALGPTALKVSWQEPHCEKDIMGYCVLYQLLNGGEVRRINVTNPAENSVIIQDLLPNHSYLFKVKAQSQEGWGPEREGVITIESAVDPKSPLSPMPGSPFTLSTPSAPGPLVFTALSPDSLQLSWEKPRKPNGDILGYVVTCEQLHGGGDMRSFQVTGDNAETSLTVPNLTENIPYKFKVQARTTQGFGPEREGIITIESQDGSALSQYNSQSMTRREVFQMPTEVSTRTNVSHTMLNDPYFSDGMMMTTQHTESSGMVTRQITKEVVQRSVIGGTTVTKKMFYES, from the exons ATGGGGAGATGGACATTACATCTCTCGGTGGGGCTTGGGCTTCTAGCTGTCCTGTTAACCTGCTGTTATGCTGAAG TGAACTACTGCTTCGCCAGCAGGGCCGGGACCTGCTCGGAGTGCCTGCAGGCTGGGGTTGGTTGCGCCTACTGCACTGAAGAG ACCTTTGAAGGCCCTCGCTGTGACCTCCACAAGAATATAATTGCCCAAGGCTGCAAAACTGAAGCTATTATAAAATATGAGGGCGATATGAAGATAGAACAA AAAAAGCAAATCAACACTTTACTTCAGCAGTCTCAAGTATCTCCACAGCTGATGAGCCTGTCTTTTCTGCCTGGAGAGGAAAGGGAGGTGGATGTGCAGGTGTTTGCTCCAACCAAAGGCCCACTGGATCTTTATATTCTTATGGACTTCTCCAACTCCATGGCTGACGATTTGGACAACTTGAAAAAGATGGGCAAAAAATTTG CTGATTTGGTGAGCTCACTGTCAGAGGACTACACCATTGGGTTTGGAAAGTTTGTGGACAAAGTGATTGAGCCCCAGACTGACATGAGATCCTCCAA ACTTAAAGAGCCATGGCCCAACAGTGATCCTCCATTCTCGTTCAAAAATGTCATTAAGCTGACCAGTGACGTGAAGTTTTTCACAAATGAGCTCCAGAAGGAAAGAATATCTGGCAACCTGGACGCTCCTGAAGGAGGTTTTGATGCCATATTGCAGGCTGCAGTTTGTACG GATAAGATCGGCTGGCGCAAGCACAGCACACATCTCCTGGTTTTCTCCACTGAGTCAGCCTTTCACTACGAGGCTGACGGTGCTAACGTACTGTCAGGCATCCTGCCACGCAATGACGAGCAGTGTCACCTGGACGACACAGGCAGTTACACAAAGGATATACACCAAGATTACCCTTCAATACCCACACTGGTCCGTGTGCTGGGCAAAAACAACATCATTCCCATCTTTGCTGTCACAAACCACTCCTATACATACTACCAG AAACTCCAAGAGTATTTCCCCATTGCTGAGGTTGATCTGCTACAAGAGGACTCATCCAATATCGTGCAAGTCATGGAAAATGCCTTCAAG AGGATCCGATCAAAGATGAGCATCCGTGCAGAAGACAGACCCAAGGTTTTCGAAACACATTTCTTGTCCGCCGATCGACACCTTTCACAATACGGGGATTTTAATTTCCAACCTGGAGAAata GGCAATTTCAAGATGCAGCTCAAAGCCCAGCGGATGATCAATGACGAGCCTGTCTGTAAGATGGATATGAGTGATAAAGAAGGAACAATGAAAGTCAAACCTACAACCTTTGGCGATGGTGTCAACATTAATGCTTTGCTCCTATGTCCAACCTGCCCTTGTGAGAAG ACCCCCTTCAATAAAGCAAACAGATGCAACGGCAATGGAGACCTGGTGTGCGGGAAGTGTCGGTGCTATGATGGCTG GCAAGGTCCTTTCTGTAACTGCTCAGAAAGTTCTTCAGCTCTGGCCACCAACCAGTGTGTACTTCCAGGAATGTTGGAACCTTGTTCAGGCCGTGGAGATTGCATGCCGTGTGGAATCTGTGCGTGCTATAACCCCGATCAGTTTGAAGGACAGTACTGTCAGTACGATAAAACCCAGTGCCAACGATTCGGAGGCTTCCTCTGCAATG ACCGTGGCTCTTGCGTGATGGGTCGGTGTGCATGTTCTGAGGGCTGGGAGGGTAATGCCTGTGAGTGTCCCCAGAGCAACCAGACCTGTCTGGACAGCAAGGGC GGTGTCTGCAACGGGCGAGGTAAATGTGTATGTGGCCGCTGTGAGTGTCCACAGTCTGCTTTCGACATTACTTCAACCTGTGAGCCAAATTTCCAG cAATACTCAGGTGCGTGCGAGGGTACAAGGGCTTGTGCCCAGTGTCTGGCCTGGgggacaggagagaagaaagagaaggaggagtgtGATAAGTGCACCTTTACCATTGAAAAGGTGGATGAACTCAAAAAAC GTGAGGAGGTGCTTGATTTGTGCAGTTTCCGTGATGAGGAGGATGACTGCACATACCATTACACTGTCGAAAACGATGAAGATCTGAAGAAAGACTTGAAAGTTCAGGTGCTCAAAAAGAAAG ATTGTCCTCCTGCCAGCCTCTTGTGGTTACTGCCGCTCCTCTTGTTTCTCCTGTTACTGCTGGCacttctgctgctctgctgttggAAATACTGTGCCTGCTGCAAAAGCTGCTGGCAG AGATTTCTTGCCCTGCTGCCTTGCTGTAGAAAAG GTCGCATGGTGGGCTTTAAGGAAGATGAGTATTTGCTCCGCCAGTCTCTGCTCACCTCAGACCACCTGGACACACCAATGGTAAGGACTGGCCCACCCAAAGGAACAGATGTGGTTCGCTGGAAGGTCACTGATAACGTACACCGAGGACCGAACCACCCTGAGGCACTGATAAAGCCCAACCCTAAAGAGACCA TCCAGTTCCCAATCTCTCTCAGGCTAAACAGGTTGTTCCATGAGAACCTGTCTCACCCTGAATCCAGAGACGCTGAACAGCTCCGCAAGGAAGTAGCTGAtaat TTAAATGAGGTGTACAAGCAGATTCCTGGTGCCCAGAAGGTGCAAAAAACCGCATTCAG AATGCAGCGAAATGCCGGAAAAAG GCAGGACTACGCCATTGTGGACACCATCTTGTCTGCTCCTCGTAGCAGCTACCCTGATATTgttaaactgacagaaaaaaatgtccagTCTGGAAACTTACATGACCTCAAAGTGGTGCCTGGCTACTACACTGTGGCCACAGACAGAG AGGCTGCAGGAGCTATCGAGTTTCAAGAAGATGTGGAGTCGGTAGATGTTCATGTGCCGCTCTTCGTCAAGGATGAAGACGATgacaaaaaacagctgcaggtgGAAGCCATGGATGTGCCACTGGGCATTGCTGAGATTGGAAAACGTTTGGTTAACATCACCATTATCAAAGAGCATG CCTCAAGTGTCTTCTCATTCCTCCAGCCGGCCTACACCTACAGCCGGCAGGATGGGGTGGCCAACATCCCAATTGTCAGAGAGATCATAGAAGACGGACGCACACAGGTCACCTACCGCACACGAGACCTCACAGCCAAGGATAAGAAG GATTATGTGACTGTGGAGGGAGACCTATCCTATGGTCTTGGTGAGACCCAGAAAACAGTCCCGGTTCGTCTGCTGGAGCTGGGTGAGAATGATGGCCTCCTGGAAGACAAACAGGTCAAGCAATTTGTTATGGATCTCAGTAACCCACGGCAGGGCGCCAAGCTGGGACGCTACCCAAGAACTACTGTCACCATCGCAGACCAACCAG aGCCCAGTGTGATGATGTTCAAAAAGGGCACCCAGAATTTCACCACATCTGACCCAACCTACACCATCCCTGTGGTTCGTTCTCGCAACCAGGACACAGCTGCCACAGTGAAATGGCGCACCAAGAAGGCCCAGCGCTTTGAGCTATCTGGCCCACTGAAGTTTGGTCCTGGAGAGACGGAGAAAAACATAGTGATCGACCCGAAGGCCCATTCTGGTCCAATCCAGCCAGAGACCTTTCATTTGGAGCTGTTTGAGCCAAGTAGCAATGCTTCTATTGGAGAAAGGAAGACTACTCTTGTCAATGTCACTGATGGAG CTCCCAGAACTATGGCCCAGATGCAGCAGAAGGGCTACATAAGCCCAAAAACCTCAGCCTCTGGTGGTTTCCCGCTCTCCCCAGAAAATCCTGTGGCCAAGGCAACTGGACCCAGAAGCATCCGCCTCAACTGGGACCCACCGTCTGGCAACCCCATGGGGTACAAG GTCAAGTATTGGATCTACGGTGACCCAGAGAAAGATGCTGAGGTGTTAGATGTGAATACTACTCATGCTGAGTTGACCAATCTGTACCCCTATTGTGACTATGAGATGCGAGTGTGCGCCTACAATGCAATGGGAGATGGCTACGATACAGACGTTGTTACCTGTCAAACACTGGAGGATG TGCCTGGTGAACCTGGACGTCTAGCCTTTAATGTCATCAGTCCAACTGTCACTCAGCTCAGCTGGGCAGAGCCTGCAGAGACCAATGGCAAAATTACAGCTTATGAGGTCATCTACACCCCCATCGATGATGAACAGA AGGCAGTGGGTGCTGCCAAGAAAGTAAAGATTGACAACCCCAAGAAGAGAATGCTGTTGATCGAGAATCTCCAAAACGCCCAGACCTACCAGTACAAAGTCCGTGCCAAGAACAGCGTGGGCTGGGGCCCCTTCAGAGATGCCACCATCAACCTGGCCTCACAGCCTGCCAGACCTCTGTCCA TTCCCATCATTCCAGATATCCCCATCGTAGACGCAGAAGCAGGAGACGAGTATGACAGCTACCTGATGTACAGCAATGAGGTGCTGAAATCCCCCACAGGCTCCAAGACACCCAGCGTCTCTGGTGATG ATTACACGATGAATGGCACCTTCCTTTACCCAGGGGGATCAGCGACACGCAACATGTCAGCTTCGTCCTCTCCCATGTCCACTTTGAGCTCAAACTACAGAGGGGCAGGCAGCTCCTAcaccacagaaacaaacaccacCTACATGTCCGGAGCAG GAAGCTCTCGTAGACAGGAAATGATCGGAGGAGGACTTCACACAACAGAAGTGATCATGAGGAAGCGCTCAGAGAACAGAGGttacacagatgaaaacatcCGTGACTCTATTGTCATGGGAGACGTGTTGAGCAAGTTCCCAGATCTAG GTGGTTTCGGCTACACTGGGATGCAGAGCACCTCTCAGAGCCAGTTCAGCTACAGCCTGTCTCAGGGTTCGAGGGCCAGGACCCAGTCTTCAGACGTCAATGAGGCCCTTTATAATCTGGACAGGGTGCTCCAGG ATGCTCGAGTTTCTCCAGGTGTTCCTGACACCCCCAGCAGACTGGTGTTTTCCGCTCTGGGTCCCACTGCCCTCAAAGTCAGCTGGCAGGAACCCCACTGTGAGAAAGACATCATGGGCTACTGTGTTCTCTACCAGCTGCTCAATGGAG GTGAGGTGAGGCGTATTAATGTGACAAACCCAGCAGAGAACTCTGTGATCATCCAGGACCTGCTGCCCAACCATTCCTACCTATTCAAGGTGAAGGCTCAGAGCCAGGAGGGCTGGGgtccagagagagagggagtcatCACCATCGAGTCTGCTGTTGACCCCAAGAGTCCCCTCAGCCCCATGCCAG GCTCACCATTTACTCTGAGCACCCCCAGTGCCCCAGGCCCCCTGGTCTTCACTGCCCTGAGTCCTGATTCCCTGCAGCTCAGCTGGGAGAAACCACGTAAACCCAACGGAGACATCCTGGGATATGTAGTCACTTGTGAACAGCTGCATGGTGGAG GAGACATGCGTTCTTTCCAGGTGACTGGCGACAACGCTGAGACCAGTCTGACCGTCCCAAACCTGACCGAGAACATTCCTTACAAATTCAAAGTCCAGGCTCGAACCACACAGGGCTTCGGTCCTGAGAGAGAAGGCATCATCACCATAGAGTCTCAGGATGGAA GTGCTTTGTCTCAGTACAACAGCCAATCAATGACGAGGAGGGAAGTTTTCCAGATGCCAACAGAGGTCAGCACGCGAACCAACGTCTCCCACACCATGCTTAACGACCCGTACTTCTCAG ATGGGATGATGATGACCACGcagcacacagagagcagcGGCATGGTGACCCGTCAAATCACCAAGGAAGTGGTTCAGAGGAGCGTCATCGGCGGAACCACTGTCACAAAGAAGATGTTTTATGAATCTTAA